The proteins below come from a single Streptomyces sp. SS1-1 genomic window:
- a CDS encoding xanthine dehydrogenase family protein molybdopterin-binding subunit has product MTTVKTRTDTVVGEGVDRVDAPLKVTGAAHYPNDFSYPGMVHAAVVGSTIAAGRIRSIDASDAQSAPGVLTVITHLTAPQLERGPMTLLGPSPPAPMQDDRILHYGQHIAIVVADSPEQARHAASLVRVEYEPAEALLDVEDPRAEIVENPWGLDTERGDVSAGLATADAVIDERYTTPDNTNNPLGLFTTIASWHGDSVTIHDSTQWPHNVRTSLAQIFQIPESGVRVLAPYVGGGFGAGLRVWSHTILTALAAREVKHPVKLVLTRPQMFTSVGHRPNSVQQIKIGATSAGDLVALEHHSISSVAMEDDDYEPVAFGSAVSYACPNVRTRDSQARLNIPCPGSMRAPAEGQGSFALESAIDEVAHAIGMDPLEFRLRNYAENHPVLGLPWSSKALRECYTLGAERFGWSRRNPEIGSMRDGRWLIGYGMAGVSYPYYQVPCQARASLRRDGSAYVTSAATDIGTGTYTVMTQLAAELLGLDLGRVRFDLGDSDMPYAPQAGGSGLTGALANAVHTACGNLVREFLDVVRDDEKSPLRGATPEEVTASDGRLHRTDAPDQGEAYTDILARHGLEELSADGRSVPPDAQKIGMATAGAFGAKFVEVRLDPQLGLLRVARVVSAIDGGRILNEKTATSQINGGTVGGISQAMFEATATDAGTGRIANATFGDYLMPVNADIPDMEVIFCGTPDWATKVGTKGVGEVGLVGIAAAIGNAVHHATGRRLRSLPFTIDQLF; this is encoded by the coding sequence ATGACCACCGTCAAAACCCGCACAGACACGGTCGTCGGCGAGGGTGTGGACCGTGTGGACGCCCCGCTGAAGGTCACCGGGGCGGCTCACTACCCCAACGACTTCAGCTATCCGGGCATGGTGCACGCGGCTGTGGTGGGAAGCACGATTGCCGCGGGACGCATTCGCAGCATCGACGCATCCGACGCGCAGTCCGCCCCGGGCGTCCTCACGGTGATCACGCACCTGACCGCACCGCAGCTGGAGCGCGGGCCGATGACGCTGCTGGGGCCGTCGCCTCCGGCGCCTATGCAGGACGACCGAATCCTGCACTACGGCCAGCACATCGCGATCGTCGTTGCCGACAGTCCTGAGCAGGCCCGGCACGCCGCATCCCTCGTGCGTGTGGAATACGAGCCTGCCGAAGCGCTGCTGGACGTCGAGGACCCGCGTGCCGAGATCGTCGAGAACCCCTGGGGCCTGGACACCGAGCGAGGCGACGTATCGGCCGGACTCGCCACGGCCGACGCCGTGATCGACGAGCGGTACACGACACCGGACAACACCAACAATCCGCTCGGCCTGTTCACCACGATCGCCTCCTGGCACGGCGACTCGGTCACCATCCACGACTCCACGCAGTGGCCGCACAACGTGCGGACCTCACTCGCCCAGATCTTTCAGATTCCCGAGAGCGGCGTGCGAGTGCTCGCCCCCTATGTCGGCGGCGGCTTCGGCGCCGGCCTGCGGGTCTGGTCCCACACCATCCTCACCGCGCTGGCCGCACGTGAAGTCAAGCACCCGGTAAAGCTGGTGCTGACGCGGCCGCAGATGTTCACCTCGGTCGGACATCGCCCCAACAGCGTCCAGCAGATCAAGATCGGCGCGACAAGCGCCGGTGACCTGGTAGCCCTCGAGCACCACAGCATCTCGTCGGTAGCGATGGAAGACGACGACTACGAGCCGGTCGCCTTCGGCTCGGCCGTCTCCTACGCATGCCCCAACGTACGGACGCGTGACAGCCAAGCCCGCCTCAACATCCCCTGCCCGGGATCGATGCGAGCCCCCGCGGAAGGCCAGGGGAGTTTCGCCCTGGAGAGCGCCATCGACGAGGTGGCCCACGCGATCGGCATGGATCCGCTGGAGTTCCGGCTGCGCAACTACGCCGAGAACCATCCCGTACTCGGACTGCCCTGGTCGAGCAAGGCGCTCCGCGAGTGCTACACGCTGGGTGCGGAGCGGTTCGGCTGGTCGCGCCGCAACCCGGAAATCGGGTCCATGCGGGACGGCCGGTGGCTCATCGGCTACGGCATGGCCGGAGTGTCCTACCCCTACTACCAGGTTCCCTGCCAGGCACGGGCGTCGCTGCGCCGTGACGGCTCGGCCTACGTGACCAGCGCCGCCACCGACATCGGCACCGGTACCTACACGGTCATGACTCAACTCGCGGCCGAACTCCTCGGCCTGGACCTCGGGCGTGTCCGCTTCGACCTCGGCGACTCGGACATGCCCTATGCCCCTCAGGCTGGCGGCTCGGGCCTGACCGGTGCGCTGGCCAATGCGGTTCACACCGCATGCGGCAACCTCGTCCGGGAGTTCCTCGACGTCGTGCGCGACGACGAGAAGTCACCACTGCGCGGAGCGACGCCGGAGGAGGTCACGGCCAGTGATGGGCGTCTGCACCGCACGGACGCTCCGGATCAGGGGGAGGCCTACACCGACATCCTCGCCCGCCACGGACTGGAAGAGCTCAGCGCCGACGGCCGCAGTGTGCCTCCCGACGCGCAGAAGATCGGCATGGCTACTGCCGGTGCCTTCGGAGCCAAGTTCGTCGAGGTACGCCTCGATCCGCAACTGGGTCTGCTGCGGGTGGCACGGGTGGTCTCCGCCATCGACGGCGGACGCATCCTCAACGAGAAGACCGCCACCAGCCAGATCAACGGCGGCACCGTCGGCGGCATCAGCCAGGCCATGTTCGAGGCCACAGCCACTGACGCGGGCACCGGGCGCATCGCCAACGCAACTTTCGGCGACTACCTGATGCCCGTCAACGCAGACATCCCCGACATGGAAGTCATCTTCTGTGGCACGCCAGACTGGGCCACGAAGGTCGGCACCAAGGGTGTCGGAGAGGTCGGTCTGGTTGGCATCGCGGCCGCCATCGGCAACGCCGTTCATCACGCCACCGGCCGCCGGCTGCGCTCCCTCCCCTTCACCATCGACCAGCTCTTCTGA
- a CDS encoding (2Fe-2S)-binding protein produces the protein MKHVETAIRPSEATSERPDVEVTLNVNGEEYRLRFDARVTLLDALRDHLGLTGAKKGCDQGACGACTVLVDGKRMVSCLALAAQYDGHEITTVEGLTDDGRPHPLQEAFARHDAFQCGYCTPGQIMSAVSLQAEGRAGTEEDICEFMSGNICRCGAYANIRAAIREVVSEGNDASL, from the coding sequence ATGAAGCATGTCGAGACCGCGATACGCCCTAGCGAAGCAACATCAGAACGTCCTGACGTAGAAGTTACCCTGAACGTGAACGGCGAAGAGTATCGCCTGCGCTTCGACGCCCGTGTCACGCTCCTCGACGCCCTGCGTGATCATCTGGGGCTTACCGGAGCGAAAAAGGGTTGCGACCAAGGTGCATGCGGCGCATGCACGGTTCTGGTCGACGGGAAACGCATGGTGTCCTGTCTCGCCTTGGCCGCCCAGTACGACGGTCATGAGATCACCACGGTGGAGGGTCTGACCGACGACGGCCGGCCGCACCCGCTACAGGAGGCGTTCGCCCGCCACGACGCGTTCCAGTGCGGTTACTGCACCCCCGGACAGATCATGTCCGCCGTCTCCCTGCAGGCGGAGGGCCGTGCAGGGACAGAGGAAGACATCTGCGAATTCATGAGCGGAAACATCTGCCGCTGTGGCGCCTACGCGAACATCCGTGCCGCGATCCGCGAAGTAGTGTCGGAGGGTAACGATGCGTCCCTTTGA
- a CDS encoding xanthine dehydrogenase family protein subunit M, producing MTADPKTSFLAGGTTQLDLMKDGVLDPERLVDITRLPLKGIMHADAAVHVGALTTMEELAADSLLRERLPFVREALLLGASTQLRNMATIGGNLLQRARCRYFRDPTVGACNKRDPGSGCAAITGIQRMHAILGTSDQCIALHASDVAIPFVALDAIVHIQGQDGPRSVPLTQFYLQPGTSPHIENVLEHGELITEVEIPLLPEGTRSHYLKVRDRVSYEFALTSAGVALQLEGNTIREARIGLGGVGTIPWRAFGAEEVLRGAEAGEDAFRAAAEAALEGAQTLPGTAFKVELAKRTLVRTLETVAGAHS from the coding sequence GTGACCGCAGACCCAAAGACCTCCTTCCTTGCTGGTGGGACAACCCAGCTGGACCTGATGAAAGACGGCGTTCTCGACCCTGAGCGCCTGGTCGACATCACCCGCCTGCCGCTTAAGGGCATCATGCACGCCGACGCTGCGGTACACGTCGGCGCGCTGACGACGATGGAGGAGCTGGCGGCGGATTCCCTGCTGCGTGAAAGGCTTCCGTTCGTCAGGGAGGCGCTTCTCCTGGGAGCCTCCACGCAGCTGCGGAACATGGCCACCATCGGCGGCAATCTTCTGCAGCGCGCACGCTGCCGCTATTTCCGCGACCCCACGGTAGGCGCATGCAACAAGCGAGACCCCGGATCTGGCTGCGCCGCCATCACAGGTATTCAGCGCATGCACGCCATCCTCGGCACGAGCGATCAGTGCATCGCCCTGCACGCTTCGGACGTTGCGATCCCCTTCGTAGCACTCGATGCGATTGTCCACATCCAGGGCCAGGACGGCCCTCGGTCGGTCCCCCTGACGCAGTTCTACCTGCAGCCTGGCACGTCACCGCACATCGAGAACGTACTGGAGCACGGCGAGCTGATCACCGAGGTCGAGATCCCCCTGCTCCCGGAAGGAACCAGGTCGCACTACCTGAAGGTGCGCGACCGTGTGTCCTACGAGTTCGCTCTGACCTCGGCCGGCGTCGCCCTTCAGCTCGAGGGCAACACCATCCGCGAGGCCCGGATCGGACTGGGCGGGGTCGGCACAATCCCGTGGCGGGCCTTCGGCGCTGAAGAAGTTCTGCGGGGAGCCGAGGCGGGGGAGGATGCCTTCCGGGCAGCGGCAGAAGCAGCCCTGGAGGGCGCGCAGACCCTGCCGGGCACCGCGTTCAAGGTAGAACTGGCCAAGCGCACCCTGGTGCGCACTCTGGAGACCGTTGCAGGAGCCCACTCATGA
- a CDS encoding TetR/AcrR family transcriptional regulator — protein sequence MASTTRRPSRASDRRAILEKRILTVIEGLLQGGVTYTELSVEQIAQAAGISRSTFYLYFRDKVDVLLRLSGSLRSESYAIAAAWQPTGADGGVDGLARTYERILQHYRKYAALLAAINEVAAYDPAVREAWSAYQSQFIDNTITVLKGEQQAGRTPQDIDPVLAGRLIVQGGGQVIARQVACSEGSDDSEVARELALAYWHGVYRRPAAATHGG from the coding sequence ATGGCTTCCACCACCCGACGACCCTCCAGAGCATCAGACCGACGGGCCATCCTCGAGAAGCGGATCCTCACCGTCATCGAAGGGCTTCTCCAGGGTGGCGTCACCTACACAGAGCTGAGCGTTGAGCAAATAGCGCAAGCTGCGGGAATCTCTCGTTCCACCTTCTATCTTTACTTTCGTGACAAAGTAGATGTTCTGCTCCGTCTCAGTGGAAGCCTCAGGAGCGAGAGCTACGCCATCGCAGCTGCTTGGCAACCAACGGGCGCCGATGGGGGTGTCGACGGTTTGGCCCGCACCTATGAACGTATCCTTCAGCATTACCGGAAGTACGCTGCTCTGCTTGCAGCGATCAATGAGGTTGCGGCGTACGACCCCGCTGTGCGTGAGGCGTGGAGCGCGTACCAGAGCCAGTTCATCGACAACACGATTACGGTGCTCAAGGGCGAGCAACAAGCCGGCCGAACGCCGCAGGACATTGATCCGGTGCTGGCCGGACGGCTCATTGTGCAGGGAGGCGGCCAAGTCATCGCAAGGCAGGTCGCCTGCAGCGAGGGTAGCGATGACAGCGAGGTGGCCCGTGAACTCGCACTCGCATACTGGCACGGTGTCTACCGGCGGCCCGCGGCAGCAACTCACGGCGGCTGA